The Chloroflexota bacterium genomic sequence TTCATTCCCTTGCATTAACCTTTCTGTTGCGGGGAAAATGGACGGCATCCACGGGAAACACTCCAGCGCGTTTTGGGGGTTCGTGCGCGCTATAGAACACCAAAGAGGTAAGGGGGAACATCCTCCCCTAATAATGGTGGAGAACGTTCCTGGCTGGCTATATTCCAACAAAGGGCAAGACTTTCGCCTAACAGTTCAGGCGCTAAACGATTTGGGCTACGTGTGCGACGTTTTCACAGTAAACGCCCGCAGTTTCGTTCCCCAAAGCAGATTGCGCGTATTTCTAATCGGGATGCGAAGTGATGTTTTTGGGCAAGCAGACGATGGAGAGGTTTACGCCGCCCACGTACAAAAACGGTCTGCACTTTTAGCGCCCGACAGCCTGCGGCGCAGCATTGAAACGTGCAAAGATTTAGCCTGGAAATGGTTAGACATCCCCGAACCACCGCCATTGAAGAAAACAGGTTTGGCGAGCATCGTTGAGGATTTACCGGAAGACCATCCTCTTTGGTGGCCAGAGAAGGAAGTGCAACGGCATTTGGAAATGATGGCAGCAAGCCATCGCGAGCGCGTCAAGGCACTTATGGAGAAAAATGAAATTTCCTACCGCACCTTT encodes the following:
- the dcm gene encoding DNA (cytosine-5-)-methyltransferase; protein product: MSISANGIQFTVAEYFAGIGLVRMGLERCDGQVVWANDISAKKFEIYKAFFPSAEQEYVVEDIFSINPDNIPATTLATCSFPCINLSVAGKMDGIHGKHSSAFWGFVRAIEHQRGKGEHPPLIMVENVPGWLYSNKGQDFRLTVQALNDLGYVCDVFTVNARSFVPQSRLRVFLIGMRSDVFGQADDGEVYAAHVQKRSALLAPDSLRRSIETCKDLAWKWLDIPEPPPLKKTGLASIVEDLPEDHPLWWPEKEVQRHLEMMAASHRERVKALMEKNEISYRTFFRRMRNGKQRVEVRRDEIAGCLRTAVGGSAQQFILQAGKGRIRMRHMTPREYARLQGTPDAFFLPPNIGRVQALTGFGDAVCVDVIEWIACNVITPLVKQMSVSLSPNYARQLVS